A single region of the Thermococcus zilligii AN1 genome encodes:
- the trm5b gene encoding tRNA (guanine(37)-N1)-methyltransferase Trm5b — protein sequence MLAVKVPKREAERVRRQLLELGVLAEGYAVKREGEFILFPVTKPVEGFELVEAEFERLERRPHSYREVVGVPKELRPLLPSSFDIVGDIAIIELPGELMPHGRAIGEAILKVHRNIKAVFAKGSKVEGEYRVRELVHLAGEKRTETVHRENGIRLKLDVAKVYYTPRLATERMRVFEKTRAGEVVFDMFSGVGPYSILLAKKAKLVFACDINPWAVRYLEENIRLNRADNVVPILGDVRRVAGKIKADRVIMNLPRFADRFLREAMMSVRPGGVIHYYGFGPEEDPFSEHGAKIKAAARELGLSVEFLDSRKVRPYAPRQVNIAIDFRVL from the coding sequence ATGCTCGCCGTAAAGGTCCCAAAACGAGAGGCAGAAAGGGTCAGAAGGCAACTCCTCGAACTCGGCGTTCTTGCCGAAGGTTACGCCGTGAAACGCGAGGGTGAGTTTATCCTGTTCCCAGTTACAAAGCCCGTTGAAGGCTTCGAGCTCGTTGAGGCCGAGTTTGAGAGGCTGGAAAGGAGACCCCACAGCTACCGCGAGGTTGTTGGTGTTCCAAAAGAGCTCCGGCCGCTCCTTCCGAGTTCCTTCGACATCGTTGGAGACATAGCAATAATTGAACTCCCCGGGGAGCTGATGCCCCACGGAAGGGCCATTGGAGAGGCCATTCTGAAAGTCCACCGTAACATAAAGGCGGTCTTCGCCAAGGGGAGCAAAGTTGAGGGCGAATACCGTGTGAGGGAGCTGGTGCACCTCGCTGGCGAAAAAAGGACTGAAACTGTACACCGCGAGAACGGGATAAGGTTGAAGCTCGACGTGGCTAAAGTCTACTACACCCCCAGGCTCGCCACCGAGAGGATGAGGGTTTTTGAGAAGACTCGGGCAGGAGAGGTCGTCTTCGACATGTTCTCCGGTGTAGGCCCCTACTCAATACTTCTTGCAAAGAAGGCAAAGCTGGTCTTCGCCTGCGACATAAACCCGTGGGCGGTGAGATACCTTGAGGAGAACATACGCCTGAACAGGGCCGACAACGTCGTCCCGATTTTGGGCGATGTCAGAAGGGTGGCCGGAAAAATCAAGGCCGACCGCGTGATTATGAACCTCCCGAGGTTCGCCGACCGCTTTTTGAGGGAGGCAATGATGAGCGTCAGGCCAGGTGGGGTTATCCATTACTACGGCTTCGGCCCGGAAGAAGACCCGTTTTCCGAGCACGGGGCAAAGATAAAGGCGGCTGCGAGGGAACTCGGCCTTTCAGTTGAGTTTCTCGACAGTAGAAAGGTGCGCCCCTACGCGCCGAGGCAGGTCAACATCGCGATTGACTTCAGGGTTTTGTGA
- a CDS encoding BlaI/MecI/CopY family transcriptional regulator: protein MEPHEFKLTEEGLKAVLPPMEADIMEYMWRVKVATAGEVYEHLKPKYPEMRRSTVSILMNRLCDKGLLKRSIDHGKGGMRYVYSVTTTREEFEKKIVQKILDALMSNFREATYAYLSNIKGR from the coding sequence ATGGAGCCCCATGAATTCAAGCTGACCGAAGAGGGACTTAAGGCAGTCTTACCTCCTATGGAAGCGGATATAATGGAGTATATGTGGAGAGTAAAAGTCGCCACCGCCGGGGAAGTTTACGAACACCTAAAGCCCAAGTATCCCGAGATGCGTCGTTCAACCGTGAGCATACTAATGAACCGCCTCTGCGATAAAGGCCTTCTCAAGAGGAGTATTGACCACGGAAAGGGCGGAATGAGGTATGTTTATTCAGTCACAACAACCAGAGAAGAGTTTGAAAAGAAAATAGTCCAGAAGATACTCGACGCCCTCATGAGCAACTTCAGAGAAGCCACATATGCCTACCTCTCCAACATAAAGGGGAGATGA
- a CDS encoding M48 family metallopeptidase → MRFLLPIGLMFALAYLAHGEAGVLAGLVVLASVLMVGAMSLPRLNSGYSPLETVNPPLWEKIQELTKKLGLRNVKVYVLDAYIPNAYSFRRNVVLSLGLFEVLDEDEIVAIAAHEIGHIKNRDTVLFPLLAYLRIFSFIMPFAILALSGSLVLFMLSLSLYLWYELERSSCLKGREFKADDVAVRILNVPFSLKRALEELKYYEDLMSQVRKHALPGIEPAMERKPPERTYWTPSFLFLPTHPPYDDRIFRIVSLIEANETRRKRSN, encoded by the coding sequence ATGCGCTTTCTCCTCCCCATAGGCCTGATGTTCGCACTTGCATACTTGGCCCATGGAGAAGCTGGAGTTCTTGCGGGGCTGGTTGTCCTCGCATCCGTCCTAATGGTTGGGGCCATGAGTCTGCCCCGTCTTAACAGCGGTTACTCCCCCCTTGAAACCGTTAATCCACCCCTCTGGGAAAAAATTCAGGAATTGACCAAAAAGCTCGGCCTCAGGAACGTTAAAGTCTATGTCTTAGATGCCTACATTCCAAACGCCTACTCCTTCAGGAGAAACGTCGTGCTGTCCCTCGGCCTGTTTGAGGTTCTCGACGAGGATGAAATCGTAGCTATCGCCGCCCACGAGATTGGCCATATCAAGAACAGGGACACGGTCCTGTTCCCCCTGCTGGCTTACCTTAGAATCTTCTCGTTTATAATGCCCTTTGCCATACTGGCACTCAGCGGCAGTCTGGTTCTCTTCATGTTATCACTTTCGCTGTACCTCTGGTATGAGCTTGAGAGATCATCATGTCTCAAGGGCAGGGAGTTTAAAGCCGACGACGTGGCCGTCAGGATTTTGAACGTGCCATTTAGCCTGAAGAGGGCCCTGGAAGAGCTAAAGTACTACGAAGACCTGATGTCGCAGGTTAGAAAACATGCTCTGCCCGGTATAGAACCTGCCATGGAGAGAAAACCGCCTGAAAGAACATACTGGACGCCAAGTTTTCTCTTCCTTCCAACCCACCCACCCTACGACGACAGGATCTTCAGAATAGTCTCGCTTATAGAAGCAAACGAGACCAGAAGAAAACGCTCTAACTGA
- a CDS encoding deoxycytidylate deaminase, whose protein sequence is MEVEIVLDKEKAERIKKIRPTKDEYFMLIAKLVSLRATCPRLRVGAVAVKDGYILATGYNGAPRGMDHCIDVGCLIVDGHCHRAVHAEQNVIAMAARKGISLEGATLYVTHFPCDTCFKLLVNAGIREIVYEEMYPNRATEILLKEAQEKGIIKIRQFRLKKERVKAFLEELFREDF, encoded by the coding sequence ATGGAAGTGGAAATAGTCCTGGACAAGGAAAAGGCCGAGAGGATAAAAAAGATCCGCCCGACGAAGGACGAGTACTTTATGCTAATAGCGAAGCTCGTCTCGCTGAGGGCAACCTGTCCCCGGCTTCGAGTAGGGGCCGTTGCCGTTAAAGATGGCTACATCCTCGCCACGGGTTACAACGGTGCCCCGAGGGGGATGGACCACTGTATCGATGTGGGGTGTCTCATAGTGGATGGCCACTGCCACAGAGCCGTTCACGCGGAACAGAACGTCATAGCGATGGCCGCCAGAAAGGGCATAAGCCTCGAAGGCGCCACGCTCTACGTTACCCACTTCCCATGTGACACCTGCTTTAAACTTCTCGTCAATGCCGGCATTAGGGAGATAGTCTACGAGGAAATGTACCCCAACAGAGCAACTGAGATACTACTCAAAGAAGCCCAGGAGAAGGGCATAATAAAAATCAGGCAGTTCAGGCTAAAGAAAGAAAGGGTCAAGGCATTTCTGGAAGAACTCTTCAGGGAGGACTTCTGA
- a CDS encoding DUF2304 domain-containing protein, translating into MYAVQFVAILVLAYLLFRVYRDYSAGKIDWQGFLSWGLVIGVFILVALFPLSISAEIKDLLGLGRGLDALFVVSIGLLFLLVFELYAKIDRVEREITELTRKVGIELKEINERLEKNKEG; encoded by the coding sequence ATGTACGCGGTTCAATTCGTTGCGATACTTGTCCTCGCGTATCTGCTGTTTAGGGTTTACAGGGACTACAGCGCGGGAAAGATCGACTGGCAGGGCTTTTTATCCTGGGGGCTTGTGATTGGGGTTTTTATACTGGTTGCACTCTTTCCCCTCTCCATTTCCGCGGAAATCAAGGACTTGCTCGGGCTTGGCAGGGGTCTTGATGCCCTCTTTGTGGTTTCAATAGGGCTTCTCTTCCTCCTTGTGTTCGAGCTCTACGCCAAGATCGACAGGGTGGAGAGGGAGATAACGGAGCTAACCAGAAAAGTCGGCATCGAACTGAAGGAGATCAACGAAAGGCTGGAGAAGAATAAGGAGGGATAA
- a CDS encoding HAD-IA family hydrolase produces the protein MDVRLVVFDLDGTLIGAKESFSELKDKLRKRLLQAGVSDDLMGNLSPMYESLLRISRETGIPFEELHSHQVELEVERMKDSFLFPGVVESLRFLRDRGIKMAIVTRSSRKAALLALEKNDIAEYFDAVVAREDVPPDELKPEGGQIKRVLDELKIPPEKTLVVGDHGYDVIAARKAGALSVLITSHDSGRMSFSVDVTPDFEIPTMEEFVPFMEKLLSTYVVVPAYNEELTVGAVLSGLLRYFRRNEIVVVNDGSRDRTGEIARSFGVHVITHLINRGLGGALGTGLAYAVRKGAKIIITFDADGQHLVEDALRVMKPVVEGKADFAVGSRLKGDTSQMPFVKKFGNFVLDVITAVFARKYVSDSQSGLRCFSGECASRIRITCDRYAVSSEIIVEVTKNGCRIAEVPIKAVYTDYSMRKGTNVKEGIKIALNLLFDRWR, from the coding sequence ATGGACGTAAGGCTGGTTGTTTTCGACCTCGATGGCACGTTAATCGGGGCGAAGGAATCATTTTCAGAGCTGAAGGACAAACTCAGAAAACGACTCCTCCAGGCTGGCGTAAGCGACGATTTAATGGGAAACCTGAGCCCGATGTACGAGTCCCTTCTCAGGATTTCCCGGGAAACAGGGATCCCCTTTGAGGAACTTCACTCCCACCAGGTTGAGCTCGAAGTCGAAAGGATGAAGGACAGCTTTCTCTTTCCCGGCGTGGTTGAGTCCCTCCGGTTCCTCAGGGACAGGGGAATTAAAATGGCAATCGTCACAAGAAGCTCCAGGAAAGCCGCCCTCCTGGCCCTTGAAAAGAACGACATTGCGGAGTACTTTGACGCTGTGGTTGCGAGGGAGGACGTTCCACCGGATGAGCTAAAGCCCGAAGGGGGACAGATAAAGAGGGTCCTCGATGAACTGAAAATCCCACCTGAGAAAACCCTCGTCGTGGGCGACCACGGCTATGATGTCATTGCCGCAAGGAAAGCAGGTGCCCTGAGCGTCCTCATTACCTCACACGACTCCGGCAGAATGAGCTTCTCAGTCGACGTTACCCCTGATTTTGAGATACCAACGATGGAGGAGTTCGTTCCCTTCATGGAAAAACTGCTCTCGACTTACGTCGTCGTTCCTGCTTACAACGAGGAACTGACCGTTGGCGCCGTCCTTTCGGGCCTTCTTCGCTATTTCAGACGAAATGAGATAGTGGTGGTAAACGACGGGTCGCGGGATAGAACGGGGGAGATAGCGCGGTCATTCGGTGTCCACGTTATCACCCATCTGATAAACCGTGGACTTGGGGGGGCTCTCGGCACTGGACTTGCCTATGCCGTAAGAAAGGGTGCCAAAATTATTATAACCTTCGACGCCGATGGTCAGCACCTCGTAGAGGACGCCCTTCGCGTTATGAAGCCCGTTGTCGAGGGGAAAGCCGACTTTGCCGTTGGCTCCCGTTTGAAGGGAGACACCAGTCAGATGCCCTTCGTAAAGAAGTTCGGAAACTTTGTTCTCGACGTGATAACGGCTGTATTTGCCCGTAAATACGTGAGCGACAGTCAGAGCGGATTGAGATGCTTCAGCGGTGAATGCGCCTCCCGGATCAGGATAACATGCGATAGGTACGCGGTTTCAAGCGAGATCATCGTTGAGGTCACCAAAAACGGCTGCAGAATTGCCGAGGTTCCGATCAAGGCTGTTTATACTGACTACTCCATGAGAAAGGGGACAAACGTTAAGGAGGGTATAAAGATAGCCCTAAACCTCCTGTTTGATAGGTGGAGGTGA
- a CDS encoding Lrp/AsnC family transcriptional regulator, with protein sequence MPGIDEKDREILRILRKEGRITLTELGRKVNLSPASVRNRLEKLEKLGAVKGYSAVVDPAFLDKYVKVLFLLKLKVEGPDIDLILEKFAAYENVESIFRTSGRTHAVIIAEFEDMDEMKAFASRLRKALGNSLEYIEWSAIYDVFKECWIEVGKRGGRWT encoded by the coding sequence ATGCCCGGTATTGACGAGAAGGACAGGGAGATACTCAGAATCCTTAGAAAGGAGGGGAGGATTACCCTGACTGAGTTAGGCAGGAAAGTGAACCTTTCGCCTGCGAGCGTCAGAAACAGGCTTGAGAAGCTGGAGAAACTCGGGGCAGTAAAGGGCTATTCCGCTGTTGTCGACCCGGCTTTCCTCGATAAGTACGTTAAAGTCCTCTTTCTGCTGAAACTGAAAGTTGAGGGGCCTGATATAGATCTTATCCTTGAGAAATTCGCGGCTTATGAAAACGTTGAATCCATCTTCAGGACGAGCGGGAGAACTCATGCTGTTATAATAGCGGAGTTTGAAGACATGGACGAGATGAAGGCTTTTGCATCGCGGCTTAGAAAGGCCCTGGGCAACTCCCTTGAATACATAGAATGGAGCGCGATCTACGATGTCTTCAAAGAGTGCTGGATAGAAGTCGGCAAGAGGGGTGGCAGATGGACGTAA
- a CDS encoding tyrosine--tRNA ligase, whose product MDIESRIELIKKKPTEELLTEENLRHLFEVGAPLQHYIGFEISGYIHLGTGLMAGAKIADLQKAGVKTRVFLADWHSWINDKLGGDLETIQKVALTYFKEGMKQSIKVMGGDPDKVEFVLASEILEKGDYWRTVIDISKNVTLARMMRSITIMGRQMGETIDFAKLIYPAMQVADIFYQGVTIAHAGLDQRKAHVIAIEVAQKLKYHPLEWKGEKLKPVALHHHLLLGLQEPPVWPIESEEQFKELKTQMKMSKSKPYSAVFIHDTPEEIRQKLRNAFCPAKEVKYNPVLDWAEYIIFREEPTEFTIHRPAKFGGDVTYTTFEELKRDFAEGKIHPLDLKNAVAEYLIELLRPIRDYFEKNPEPLELMNQVKITR is encoded by the coding sequence ATGGACATTGAGAGCAGGATAGAACTCATAAAGAAGAAGCCCACGGAAGAGCTCCTAACCGAGGAAAACCTCAGACACCTCTTTGAGGTCGGTGCACCCCTACAGCACTACATAGGGTTTGAAATAAGCGGTTACATTCACCTCGGAACCGGGCTAATGGCCGGTGCTAAAATAGCCGACCTCCAGAAGGCGGGGGTTAAAACGAGGGTCTTTCTGGCCGACTGGCACAGCTGGATAAACGACAAGCTCGGGGGAGACCTTGAGACCATCCAGAAGGTTGCGCTGACCTACTTCAAGGAGGGCATGAAGCAGAGCATAAAGGTCATGGGCGGCGACCCAGATAAGGTCGAGTTCGTCTTGGCGAGCGAGATACTTGAGAAGGGCGACTACTGGCGGACAGTCATTGACATTTCCAAGAACGTTACCCTGGCAAGGATGATGCGCTCCATCACGATTATGGGCCGCCAGATGGGGGAGACAATAGACTTCGCCAAGCTGATTTACCCGGCGATGCAGGTGGCGGACATATTCTACCAGGGCGTTACAATAGCTCACGCCGGCCTCGACCAGAGGAAGGCCCACGTTATAGCGATTGAGGTGGCCCAGAAGCTGAAATACCACCCCCTCGAGTGGAAGGGGGAGAAGCTCAAGCCGGTCGCCCTGCACCACCACCTCCTCCTCGGCCTGCAGGAGCCTCCAGTCTGGCCTATAGAGAGCGAGGAGCAGTTCAAGGAGCTGAAGACCCAGATGAAGATGAGCAAGAGCAAGCCCTACTCTGCCGTGTTCATCCACGACACGCCGGAAGAGATCAGGCAGAAGCTCAGAAATGCCTTCTGTCCAGCTAAGGAGGTCAAATACAACCCGGTCTTAGATTGGGCCGAGTACATAATCTTCCGCGAGGAGCCCACTGAGTTCACCATCCACAGGCCAGCAAAGTTCGGGGGCGATGTAACCTACACCACCTTCGAGGAGCTCAAGAGGGACTTCGCCGAGGGGAAGATCCACCCGCTTGACCTCAAGAACGCCGTTGCGGAGTACCTCATCGAGCTTCTCAGGCCGATCAGGGACTACTTTGAGAAGAACCCGGAGCCACTTGAGCTGATGAACCAGGTTAAGATAACCCGCTGA
- the pfpI gene encoding deglycase PfpI produces the protein MKVLFLSADGFEDLELIYPLHRIREEGHEVYVASFQRGKITGKHGYSVNVDLAFDEVDPEEFDALVLPGGRAPEIVRLNEKAVSIVRKMFEDGKPVASICHGPQILISAGVLKGRKGTSTVTIRDDVKNAGAEWVDEEVVVDGNWVSSRHPGDLYAWMREFVKLLK, from the coding sequence ATGAAGGTGCTGTTTCTGAGCGCAGACGGTTTTGAGGATCTGGAGCTGATCTACCCGCTCCACAGGATAAGAGAAGAGGGCCACGAGGTCTATGTGGCGAGCTTCCAGAGGGGCAAGATAACGGGCAAGCACGGCTATTCCGTCAACGTTGACCTTGCGTTTGACGAGGTTGATCCAGAGGAGTTCGACGCGCTTGTCCTCCCAGGTGGAAGGGCGCCCGAAATAGTGAGGCTCAACGAGAAGGCCGTCTCAATAGTTAGGAAGATGTTCGAGGACGGAAAGCCCGTCGCCAGCATCTGCCACGGGCCACAGATACTCATCTCGGCAGGAGTTCTGAAGGGCAGGAAGGGCACGAGCACGGTAACCATAAGGGACGACGTGAAGAACGCTGGAGCAGAGTGGGTGGACGAAGAGGTTGTAGTGGACGGCAACTGGGTCAGCTCCAGGCACCCGGGAGACCTCTACGCATGGATGAGGGAGTTCGTGAAACTTCTGAAATGA
- a CDS encoding RsmB/NOP family class I SAM-dependent RNA methyltransferase, with the protein MGKLKLTDRQLYALIEAVKLGEEVKPSQQAKRKAFAKYKIEGWENSKLTGIFYSIQRRLGLIDEIIEELVGVSPLILDPWLRATLRVAVEVAVFRDPGEKTRQHLKGLAQFLSKQTHPYAGYYYYELLPRILEYVPVIDSEEKRLKWDYLFPEWFIARMRNLAGNEAEELLKALNETLPTSIRVNRLKVSLEDVEEYLRSKNVRFERSERVDTIIRILDPFNPEWLFNRGWAIAQEEAAAVASLVLSPEPGETVVDLAAAPGGKTAHMAELMENKGKIYAFDVDKARVKRMDEVLRRAGVEIAETITADGRKAPEMLGEGIADRVMLDAPCTSDGTIAKNPELRWRLLEKNIPKVVALQKELVESAWRLLKPGGRMLYSTCSMLPEENEEVVEWFLERHEDARLIPLNGPYDPGFLEGTMRAWPHRHRTIGFFYALIEKEP; encoded by the coding sequence ATGGGAAAGCTGAAGCTGACTGACAGACAGCTCTACGCACTCATAGAGGCGGTCAAGCTCGGCGAAGAGGTGAAGCCGAGCCAGCAGGCGAAGAGAAAGGCCTTTGCCAAGTACAAAATCGAGGGCTGGGAGAACTCCAAGCTGACTGGAATATTCTACTCCATCCAGCGAAGACTTGGCCTCATAGACGAAATAATTGAAGAGCTCGTCGGCGTCTCCCCCCTCATCCTCGACCCCTGGCTGAGGGCAACTCTGAGGGTCGCCGTTGAGGTCGCCGTATTCCGTGACCCGGGAGAGAAAACGCGGCAACACCTGAAGGGCCTCGCACAGTTTCTGTCAAAGCAGACCCACCCCTACGCTGGCTATTACTACTATGAGCTCCTCCCCAGGATCCTCGAATACGTTCCCGTTATAGACTCCGAGGAGAAGAGGCTGAAGTGGGACTACCTGTTCCCGGAGTGGTTCATAGCGCGCATGAGGAACCTCGCAGGGAACGAGGCCGAGGAACTCTTAAAAGCACTAAACGAGACCCTCCCGACGAGCATAAGGGTGAACAGGCTGAAGGTGAGCCTTGAGGATGTGGAGGAATACCTGAGGAGTAAGAACGTCCGCTTTGAGAGAAGTGAGAGGGTTGACACCATCATCAGAATCCTCGACCCCTTCAATCCAGAGTGGCTCTTCAACAGGGGATGGGCCATAGCTCAGGAGGAGGCAGCGGCGGTTGCTTCGCTCGTCCTCTCGCCAGAGCCCGGGGAGACAGTGGTTGACCTCGCGGCGGCTCCGGGTGGGAAGACGGCCCACATGGCGGAGCTTATGGAGAACAAGGGGAAAATCTACGCCTTCGACGTTGACAAAGCGAGGGTAAAGCGCATGGACGAAGTCTTAAGGAGGGCGGGCGTTGAGATAGCCGAGACCATCACCGCCGATGGCAGGAAGGCCCCCGAGATGCTCGGCGAGGGCATAGCCGACAGGGTCATGCTCGACGCCCCCTGCACGAGCGATGGAACGATAGCGAAGAACCCCGAGCTCAGGTGGCGCCTTCTGGAAAAGAACATCCCAAAAGTGGTTGCCCTCCAGAAGGAGCTCGTTGAGAGTGCCTGGCGGCTTTTGAAGCCAGGGGGCAGGATGCTGTATTCAACCTGTTCCATGCTTCCCGAGGAGAACGAGGAAGTCGTGGAATGGTTCCTCGAGAGACACGAGGACGCGCGGCTGATACCCCTAAACGGGCCCTATGACCCGGGCTTCCTCGAAGGGACGATGAGGGCGTGGCCCCACAGGCATAGGACGATAGGCTTCTTCTATGCTTTAATAGAGAAGGAGCCCTGA
- a CDS encoding METTL5 family protein, with protein MKKKHLAMLLSKLEGFRNPKPWLEQYRTPGNVAAELLWLAYSLGDLRGKTVADLGAGTGVLSIGAALLGVEKVYAVEIDPEALALARKNAESLGLDNIEFLLEDVSEFSGRVGVVIMNPPFGSQVKHADRPFLLKAFEVSDVVYSIHLSKPEVRDFIEAFTRDNGFKITHHLTLPFEIPAQFDFHRKRLERIMVDVYRFERVGNGKAEAD; from the coding sequence ATGAAGAAAAAACATCTCGCGATGCTCCTTTCGAAACTTGAGGGGTTTAGAAATCCAAAGCCCTGGCTGGAACAGTACAGGACTCCTGGCAACGTGGCAGCAGAACTGCTCTGGTTAGCGTATTCTCTGGGGGATCTTAGGGGGAAGACAGTGGCGGATCTCGGTGCGGGAACTGGAGTTCTTTCCATCGGTGCTGCCCTGTTGGGCGTGGAGAAGGTCTATGCAGTCGAGATTGATCCCGAAGCCCTCGCTCTCGCAAGAAAAAACGCCGAATCCCTTGGGTTGGACAATATAGAGTTCCTGTTGGAGGATGTTTCGGAGTTCTCCGGGAGGGTTGGGGTGGTAATAATGAACCCGCCCTTCGGGAGCCAGGTAAAGCATGCGGACAGGCCTTTCCTCCTCAAGGCCTTCGAGGTGAGCGATGTGGTTTATTCGATACACCTTTCAAAGCCGGAGGTCAGGGACTTTATAGAGGCTTTCACGCGGGACAACGGGTTTAAAATCACGCACCACCTAACCCTGCCGTTTGAAATCCCCGCCCAGTTCGACTTCCACAGAAAGAGGCTGGAAAGAATTATGGTTGACGTATACAGGTTCGAGAGGGTTGGAAATGGGAAAGCTGAAGCTGACTGA
- a CDS encoding TIGR02253 family HAD-type hydrolase, whose protein sequence is MIRGVFFDFVGTLITKSGENVTHQNIIKETLRRAGREDLDCIKLWEEYEEESSALFRELAGKPYVKIRDVDTEAIERVARRHGFDVPEDFWTINVEMHKKYGELFPDAKETIMALKSLGLHVGIITDSDNDYIKAHLEALGIYDLFDSITTSEDAGFYKPHERPFLLALEKAGIKPGEAIYIGDNPAKDCVGAKKVGMYSVLLDPESSKRALWENCDFIVSRLKDVVEIVQGLSAQI, encoded by the coding sequence ATGATAAGGGGGGTCTTTTTCGACTTCGTCGGAACACTGATAACCAAATCGGGGGAAAACGTCACCCACCAGAACATCATCAAAGAGACCCTGAGAAGGGCCGGAAGAGAAGACCTGGACTGCATTAAACTCTGGGAGGAGTACGAGGAGGAGAGCTCGGCTCTCTTTAGAGAACTCGCGGGGAAACCCTATGTGAAAATAAGGGATGTGGATACCGAGGCCATAGAAAGGGTTGCCAGAAGGCACGGTTTTGATGTCCCGGAAGACTTCTGGACAATAAACGTCGAAATGCACAAAAAGTATGGAGAGCTGTTCCCAGACGCAAAGGAAACAATCATGGCACTGAAATCCCTGGGTCTCCACGTGGGCATAATTACAGATTCGGACAACGACTACATAAAGGCCCACTTAGAGGCCCTGGGAATCTACGACCTTTTCGACAGCATAACAACGAGTGAAGACGCCGGCTTCTACAAGCCCCACGAGAGACCGTTCCTCTTAGCACTGGAAAAGGCCGGAATCAAACCAGGGGAGGCCATCTACATAGGGGATAACCCCGCGAAAGACTGCGTCGGGGCGAAGAAAGTTGGAATGTACTCAGTCCTGCTGGATCCGGAATCATCAAAGAGAGCGCTCTGGGAAAACTGCGATTTCATAGTCTCAAGGCTGAAAGACGTCGTGGAAATAGTTCAGGGGCTCAGCGCTCAAATTTAA
- the nadC gene encoding carboxylating nicotinate-nucleotide diphosphorylase, protein MVPLEYLLRFIQEDAPFGDLTSEAVIPEDMKAKAIIIAKASGIIAGVEEARALFEHFGVSVDVKKRDGEEVKKGDIILELEGNARAILLVERTALNVMGRMSGIATEVRRLVEKVKAVNPKVRVAGTRKTLLRQIDKRAILIGGGEPHRFSLSDAILIKDNHLALVPLEEAIKRAKEFSLYKVVEVEVESLEDALRAAKAGADVVMLDNMNPVEISRTLEALKREGLRDRVKIEVSGGITPENIEEYARLDIDVISLGHLTHSVKNFDVSLEIIGRA, encoded by the coding sequence ATGGTTCCGCTCGAGTACCTGCTCCGGTTCATCCAGGAGGACGCGCCCTTTGGAGACCTCACGAGCGAGGCAGTTATTCCTGAGGACATGAAGGCGAAGGCCATCATCATAGCGAAAGCCAGTGGCATTATCGCCGGCGTTGAGGAGGCCAGGGCCCTCTTCGAGCACTTTGGGGTTTCGGTTGATGTTAAAAAGCGCGACGGCGAGGAGGTTAAGAAGGGTGACATAATCCTTGAGCTCGAGGGCAACGCGAGGGCTATTTTACTCGTCGAGAGAACCGCGCTGAACGTCATGGGTAGGATGAGCGGCATCGCCACGGAGGTAAGGAGGCTCGTAGAGAAGGTTAAAGCGGTGAACCCAAAGGTTCGCGTTGCAGGAACGCGCAAAACCCTCCTCAGACAGATAGACAAGAGGGCGATCCTCATCGGCGGCGGCGAGCCCCACCGCTTTTCCCTCAGCGATGCAATACTCATAAAGGACAACCATCTTGCCCTGGTTCCGCTGGAGGAGGCCATAAAGCGCGCGAAAGAGTTCAGCCTTTACAAGGTCGTCGAGGTTGAGGTGGAGAGCCTGGAGGACGCTCTCAGGGCCGCGAAGGCCGGGGCGGACGTGGTGATGCTCGACAACATGAACCCGGTGGAGATCTCCAGGACTTTGGAGGCATTAAAGCGCGAAGGCCTTCGCGATAGGGTCAAAATCGAGGTTTCAGGGGGAATAACGCCCGAAAACATAGAGGAATACGCCAGGCTCGACATAGACGTCATAAGCCTCGGCCATCTGACCCACTCCGTGAAAAACTTCGACGTGAGTTTGGAAATAATCGGAAGGGCTTAG